The following proteins come from a genomic window of Trifolium pratense cultivar HEN17-A07 linkage group LG4, ARS_RC_1.1, whole genome shotgun sequence:
- the LOC123924740 gene encoding uncharacterized protein LOC123924740, whose protein sequence is MDVPANREWMYNRVLPDGVGLTNTFYEGVEFFILHACGLDQFKNEGTIRCPCLICDCRRSKTPNEVMNHLYKKGFRKNYFYWTSHGEERPASIPITHPPPSVYGRSGCGENLRSYERMVMDAAGPSFADNHEQSMEETPNDKTQAFFDLLSAAQSPLFEGCTSHSELSASLQLLTIKAEHNISQEAFNKIVDFCKEALPSDNCMPPNYYRQKKMVERLSLNYEKIDCCVNGCMLFYNHDINEKSCRFCKEERYTLKKTSCNKVKEVARKRMWYLPLAPRLQRLNASPATSSNMRWHAENVPEDGVLIHPSDGEAWKHFDRTYPNFAAETRNVRLGLCSDGFSPFNISGKPYSCWPVIVTPYNLPPSMCMKEEYLFLTLIIPGPKNPKGKIDVFLQPLIDELKLLWHTGVTTYDVSLSQNFQMKAALMWTINDFPTYGMLSGWSTAGKLSCPYCMEQTKGKILTYGKKASFFDCHRRFLPMDHPYRRNKNNFTKNKQEYAPPPQFRCGDEVWERVSVIPKAPESELRRPDDYGEKHHWTKQSIFWDLPYWRTNLIRHNLDVMHVEKNVFDNVFYTVMDIKEKTKDNVKARRDIHDLCRRPELELVDLGNGKVKKPTALYTLSASQRKCVCEWVLQLKFPDGYASNIRKCVDLRTGKLLGMKSHDCHIFMERLLLVAFSSLPEKIWNPLVELSHFFRELCSTTLKADHLEQMEKKYANHIVQVRTNISPGFLQLNGTRTNSLSIRSKTGRACALSLDVSV, encoded by the coding sequence ATGGACGTGCCTGCAAATAGAGAATGGATGTATAATAGGGTTCTACCTGATGGAGTGGGACTAACAAATACCTTTTATGAGGgtgttgaattttttattttgcatgcTTGTGGATTAGATCAATTTAAGAATGAAGGAACAATTAGATGCCCATGTTTGATATGTGATTGTAGAAGAAGTAAAACTCCAAATGAAGTGATGAATCACTTATATAAGAAAGGAtttaggaaaaattatttttattggacATCACATGGGGAAGAAAGACCTGCATCGATTCCTATAACACATCCTCCACCATCTGTTTATGGGCGAAGTGGTTGTGGAGAAAACTTAAGATCATATGAGAGGATGGTAATGGATGCAGCAGGTCCAAGTTTTGCTGACAATCATGAACAAAGTATGGAGGAGACACCTAATGACAAGACTCAAGCTTTCTTTGACCTTTTGTCTGCAGCTCAATCACCTTTGTTTGAGGGGTGCACTAGTCACTCGGAGTTGTCTGCTTCGTTACAATTGCTTACGATTAAAGCGGAGCATAATATATCTCAAGAAGCTTTTAATAAAATTGTAGATTTTTGTAAGGAAGCTTTGCCCTCTGATAATTGTATGCCACCAAATTATTATAGACAAAAGAAGATGGTTGAAAGATTGAGTTTgaattatgaaaaaattgattgtTGTGTGAACGGGTGTATGTTATTTTACAATCATGACATTAATGAGAAAAGTTGTAGATTTTGTAAAGAAGAACGATATACGTTGAAGAAAACTAGTTGTAATAAGGTGAAGGAGGTGGCAAGGAAACGAATGTGGTACTTGCCTCTTGCACCGAGGTTGCAAAGATTGAATGCTTCTCCAGCCACATCTAGTAATATGAGATGGCATGCAGAAAATGTTCCTGAGGATGGTGTCTTAATTCATCCATCTGATGGCGAAGCATGGAAACATTTTGATCGAACATATCCAAACTTTGCTGCAGAAACACGAAATGTAAGACTTGGTTTATGTTCAGATGGATTTAGTCCATTCAATATTTCAGGTAAGCCTTATTCATGTTGGCCTGTGATTGTTACTCCTTACAACTTGCCTCCTTCAATGTGTATGAAAGAAGAGTATCTATTTTTGACGTTGATCATTCCTGGGCCTAAGAATCCTAAGGGAAAAATAGACGTCTTCTTGCAACCATTGATAGATGAGCTTAAACTGTTGTGGCATACGGGTGTAACCACATATGATGTCTCGCTGTCCCAAAATTTCCAAATGAAAGCTGCCTTGATGTGGACCATCAATGATTTTCCAACTTATGGCATGTTGTCAGGATGGTCTACGGCGGGTAAGTTATCATGTCCTTACTGTATGGAACAAACAAAGGGTAAGATTCTTACTTATGGTAAAAAGGCATCATTTTTCGATTGTCATCGACGATTTTTGCCAATGGATCACCCATATAGAAGGAATAAGAATAACTTTACCAAAAATAAGCAAGAATATGCACCCCCACCACAATTTAGGTGTGGTGATGAAGTTTGGGAACGAGTATCTGTGATACCTAAGGCTCCTGAAAGTGAACTTAGACGCCCAGATGATTATGGAGAAAAACACCATTGGACCAAGCAAAGCATATTTTGGGATTTGCCATATTGGCGAACAAACCTCATCCGACACAATTTAGATGTCATGCATGTTGAGAAGAATGTCTTTGATAATGTGTTCTATACTGTTATGGAcataaaggaaaaaacaaaagataatgTAAAAGCAAGAAGAGATATTCACGATCTTTGTAGGCGTCCAGAGTTGGAGCTTGTTGATTTGGGAAATGGTAAAGTCAAAAAGCCTACAGCGCTATACACTTTGAGTGCATCTCAAAGAAAATGTGTGTGTGAGTGGGTTTTGCAATTGAAATTTCCTGACGGCTATGCTTCAAACATTCGAAAATGTGTGGATTTAAGAACAGGAAAGCTACTCGGGATGAAGAGCCATGACTGTCACATTTTCATGGAGCGATTGCTTCTCGTTGCATTCAGCTCATTACCAGAAAAGATTTGGAATCCTCTAGTTGAGTTGAGCCATTTCTTTAGAGAGCTTTGTTCAACTACATTAAAGGCTGATCACTTGGAgcaaatggaaaaaaaatatgccaATCATATTGTGCAAGTTAGAACGAATATTTCCCCCGGGTTTCTTCAACTCAATGGAACACGTACCAATTCACTTAGCATTAGAAGCAAAACTGGGCGGGCCTGTGCACTATCGCTGGATGTATCCGTTTGa
- the LOC123924741 gene encoding uncharacterized protein LOC123924741, with product MVRFFLIDPAVPCFCCVSVGLFSGGSDLSFCYWGLFLVLDNFVNLCSQAESQPQPSESGNNESGTQPKPIDYDTLMIEAVGGRNAKGIVYGLSLDGRNLTRGSTSTSNRYSNYADIARGMSGEVDARLRQKIADQQQTINCILARQNKMLAAFANYANIDLDMMDLDEDDPSVGNGTRGNNGNDDTNADE from the exons atggtGCGATTTTTTCTGATCGATCCAGCCGTGCCCTGTTTTTGCTGTGTTTCGGTGGGGTTGTTTAGTGGGGGAAGCGATCTCTCTTTCTGCTACTGGGGGCTGTTTCTTGTACTG GATAACTTTGTAAATCTATGTTCACAAGCTGAGTCTCAACCTCAACCTTCTGAATCTGGTAATAATGAGAGTGGTACTCAACCGAAGCCAATTGATTATGATACACTAATGATTGAAGCTGTTGGAGGAAGAAATGCAAAGGGCATAGTATATGGACTTAGTTTGGATGGACGTAACCTCACCCGTGGCTCAACATCTACATCAAATAGATATTCAAATTATGCTGATATTGCTCGTGGTATGAGTGGAGAGGTTGATGCGCGATTAAGGCAGAAAATTGCAGACCAACAACAAACAATCAATTGCATCCTTGCACGTCAAAATAAAATGTTGGCCGCATTTGCTAATTATGCAAATATAGATTTGGACATGATGGATTTAGATGAAGATGATCCTTCCGTTGGTAATGGAACTCGTGGAAACAATGGAAATGATGATACAAATGCCGATGAATAA
- the LOC123923258 gene encoding (-)-germacrene D synthase-like → MLHTNRFGSISLCSNVQKKSILDTNIIRSAFHRQTWNFRPQIRSIQDRGILLFYHTEKAVSQNLLLTNCSMSSIASLNSDAKFELHRNVADFKPSVWGDYFVQHASESMEFDQNIVAQIETRKNDVRNMLVSKIEKPLAKVHLIDSIIRLGLSYHFEDEIEEILQHVYNDYAENGELTNFEENLCSLAVLFRLLRQQGLYVSPNVFNKYKDEKGNFSERLLSDVEGMLSLYEATHMMVHGEDILEEALVFTTTHLESIANQLSCSYAIQVKQSLRQTLHKNVPRLEARSYISIYEHNPLHDENLLILAKLDFNMLQSLHQKEFGNLCKWWKELDVPNKLPYARDRIVECCFWGLGIFFEPQYSQARKMVSKLFVIATLTDDTYDAYGTIDELELFTMAIERWDNSCLDSLPDYMKFLYRTILDFYEEIEVDMRNEGRGYVLNYYKKEFKIYIQGYMSEARWLTSKHKPTLEEYICVSRDSAGYALLNIICYIGMGDSAIEDIFKWVSSWPKIVNAAAAICRIKDDIMTSEFEQKRGHVSSFVECYMEQYEISRQAAIQEGQRRIVDAWKDMNEECLRPTKVPMPFLTRILNICRVMEVIYKDKDNFTNTEGELKTFIKALLVDPVPI, encoded by the exons ATGCTCCATACTAATAGATTCGGGTCCATAAGTTTGTGTTCTAATGTACAAAAGAAATCCATTCTAGACACTAATATAATTAGATCCGCTTTTCATAGACAAACTTGGAATTTTAGACCTCAGATAAGATCGATTCAGGATCGTGGGATTCTCCTTTTCTATCATACAGAAAAGGCTGTTTCACAAAATTTACTTCTAACTAATTGTTCTATGTCTTCTATAGCTAGTTTAAATTCTGATGCCAAATTTGAGTTGCATAGAAATGTTGCAGATTTTAAACCAAGTGTTTGGGGTGATTATTTCGTTCAACATGCTTCGGAATCTATG GAATTTGATCAAAATATTGTGGCACAAATTGAAACTCGAAAAAATGATGTTAGGAacatgcttgtctcaaagattgaGAAGCCCTTGGCAAAAGTTCATTTGATTGATTCAATAATCAGATTAGGTCTGAGCTATCATTTTGAAGATGAGATTGAAGAGATTTTACAACATGTTTACAATGATTATGCTGAAAATGGAGAATTAACTAATTTTGAAGAGAACTTGTGCTCTCTTGCTGTGCTATTTAGGTTGTTGAGGCAACAAGGACTTTACGTTTCACcaa ATGTATTCAACAAATACAAGGATGAGAAAGGAAATTTTAGTGAAAGACTACTTAGTGATGTTGAGGGGATGTTAAGTTTGTATGAAGCCACACATATGATGGTTCATGGAGAGGACATTTTGGAAGAGGCTTTGGTTTTCACTACCACTCACCTTGAGTCCATTGCCAACCAACTAAGCTGTTCTTATGCAATACAAGTCAAACAAAGCTTAAGGCAGACTCTCCATAAGAACGTGCCTAGACTTGAGGCACGAAGCTACATTTCCATATACGAGCACAATCCTTTACATGATGAAAACTTATTAATTTTGGCAAAACTAGATTTCAACATGCTCCAAAGCCTACATCAAAAGGAATTTGGTAACCTTTGCAA ATGGTGGAAGGAGTTGGATGTGCCGAATAAACTACCGTATGCACGAGATAGGATAGTAGAATGTTGCTTTTGGGGTTTGGGTATATTTTTTGAGCCCCAATATTCTCAAGCAAGAAAAATGGTGTCAAAACTTTTCGTCATTGCAACCCTAACCGATGATACATATGATGCATATGGAACTATAGATGAATTAGAACTTTTTACTATGGCAATTGAGAG GTGGGATAATAGTTGTTTGGATAGTCTTCCGGATTATATGAAGTTTCTTTATAGAACAATATTAGATTTTTACGAAGAAATTGAGGTGGATATGAGAAATGAAGGAAGAGGATACGTCTTAAACTACTACAAAAAAGAA TTCAAAATATACATTCAAGGTTATATGAGTGAAGCTAGATGGTTAACTAGTAAACATAAACCAACACTAGAAGAGTACATTTGCGTTTCGAGGGATTCAGCTGGTTATGCACTGCTTAATATAATTTGTTACATTGGTATGGGTGACTCAGCAATAGAGGACATCTTCAAATGGGTATCAAGTTGGCCAAAAATTGTAAATGCTGCAGCTGCAATTTGCAGGATAAAGGATGACATTATGACCAGCGag TTTGAACAGAAAAGAGGACATGTTTCGTCATTCGTGGAATGCTATATGGAACAATACGAAATATCTAGACAAGCAGCCATTCAAGAAGGACAAAGGAGAATCGTTGATGCTTGGAAAGATATGAATGAAGAATGTCTTAGGCCAACTAAAGTTCCAATGCCTTTTCTGACGCGTATTCTAAACATCTGTCGTGTTATGGAAGTGATTTACAAAGATAAAGATAACTTCACAAACACTGAAGGAGAATTGAAGACATTTATTAAAGCATTACTTGTTGATCCAGTACCAATTTGA
- the LOC123881951 gene encoding laccase-3-like, which produces MKTILCYLLGLLAIIVSFASASENHYHQFVVRTATVKRLCKTRNILTVNGQFPGPTIYARDGDNMVIKVTNAGPYNISIHWHGFRMLRNPWADGPSYVTQCPIQPGGSYTYRFTIQNQEGTLWWHAHTGFLRATVYGAFIVYPKLGSPYPFSTPRREFPILLGEWFDRDPMALLRQTQFTGAPPNVSVAYTMNGQPGDLYRCSSQGTVRFQVYAGETILLRIINSGLNQELFFSIANHRMTVVAMDAAYTKPSNTRVLMIGPGQTINVLVTADQPPGRYYMAARAYQTAMNAAFDNTTTTAILEYKNRPFSRPILPVLPAFNDTATSTAFTSRIRGLSKIKVFQNFDVSLLFTVGLGLINCTNPNSPRCQGPNGTRFAASINNNSLVLPRTTSLMQAYYQGVPGVFTTDFPPVPPIQFNYTGNVPRGLWTPIKGTKLFKLKYGSNVQIVLQDTSIVTIEDHPMHVHGFHFFVVGSGFGNFNPRTDPARFNLVDPPVRNTIGTPPGGWVAIRFKADNPGIWFLHCHIDSHLNWGLATALLVENGVGPSQSVIPPPPDLPQC; this is translated from the exons ATGAAGACTATCTTATGCTATTTACTTGGCTTACTTGCTATCATTGTTTCCTTTGCTTCTGCTTCAGAGAATCATTACCATCAATTTGtt GTTCGAACCGCGACAGTGAAGAGGCTGTGCAAAACACGAAACATACTTACTGTAAATGGACAGTTTCCTGGTCCAACAATCTATGCTAGAGACGGAGATAATATGGTGATCAAAGTAACAAATGCTGGACCTTACAACATCTCCATCCACTG GCATGGTTTTAGGATGTTGAGAAATCCATGGGCAGATGGCCCTAGTTATGTGACTCAATGTCCAATTCAACCAGGAGGAAGTTACACATATCGCTTTACAATCCAAAACCAAGAAGGAACACTATGGTGGCATGCTCACACCGGTTTCCTAAGAGCCACCGTCTATGGAGCTTTCATTGTTTATCCAAAATTGGGTTCTCCTTATCCTTTCTCTACGCCAAGGAGAGAATTTCCCATCCTTCTTG GGGAATGGTTTGATAGAGATCCAATGGCTCTCTTAAGACAAACACAGTTCACAGGAGCACCACCAAATGTATCTGTTGCATACACCATGAATGGTCAACCAGGAGATCTCTACAGATGTTCTAGTCAAG GAACCGTCCGTTTTCAAGTCTATGCAGGAGAGACGATTCTCTTGAGAATCATCAACAGTGGACTCAATCAAGAACTCTTCTTTTCGATAGCTAACCACAGAATGACAGTTGTTGCTATGGATGCTGCTTACACAAAACCTTCCAACACTAGAGTCCTGATGATAGGACCAGGTCAAACAATCAATGTCCTTGTCACAGCCGATCAACCTCCTGGCCGATACTACATGGCGGCACGCGCTTACCAAACAGCCATGAATGCTGCATTTGACAACACAACAACAACTGCAATTCTTGAATACAAAAACAGACCATTTTCAAGACCTATTTTACCGGTTTTACCGGCTTTTAACGACACAGCTACTTCAACTGCATTCACATCAAGGATTAGAGGactttcaaaaattaaagtCTTTCAAAACTTTGATGTGAGCTTATTGTTCACTGTAGGGTTAGGATTAATAAACTGCACAAACCCTAATAGTCCTAGGTGTCAAGGACCAAATGGAACAAGATTTGCAGCTAGCATAAACAACAACTCTTTGGTTCTTCCTAGAACAACTTCATTAATGCAAGCTTATTATCAAGGTGTTCCTGGTGTTTTTACAACAGATTTTCCTCCTGTTCCTCCTATACAGTTCAATTATACAGGAAATGTTCCTAGGGGTTTATGGACACCTATAAAAGGAACTAAGTTGTTTAAGTTGAAATATGGTTCAAATGTTCAGATTGTTTTGCAGGATACTAGTATAGTAACTATTGAGGATCACCCTATGCATGTTCATGGGTTTCATTTCTTTGTAGTTGGATCAGGTTTTGGAAATTTTAATCCAAGAACTGATCCTGCTCGGTTCAATCTTGTGGATCCACCTGTTAGGAATACTATTGGTACACCTCCCGGTGGATGGGTTGCCATTCGTTTCAAGGCTGACAATCCAG GAATTTGGTTCTTGCATTGTCACATAGATTCACATCTAAATTGGGGTTTGGCAACAGCACTTTTGGTAGAAAATGGAGTTGGCCCATCACAATCAGTGATTCCTCCACCACCAGATCTTCCCCAATGTTGA